A stretch of the Paenibacillus dendritiformis genome encodes the following:
- a CDS encoding helix-turn-helix domain-containing protein, with product MLSERLTHKRLEKKLTHQNMADKLGITRQAYGNYESGKRDLDTETLSKIADILDTTTDYLLGRTDNPSPKNTIEEAQIDELLKNEVHGAFFKDYLSAPEEKKEEMRQFLKFILQQEKNRKPGQRQGD from the coding sequence GTGTTATCAGAAAGACTTACTCATAAACGGTTAGAAAAAAAACTTACACATCAAAACATGGCTGACAAGCTAGGAATCACTAGACAGGCTTACGGAAATTACGAATCAGGGAAAAGAGATTTGGATACCGAGACCCTTTCAAAAATCGCAGATATACTTGACACTACAACAGATTATTTATTAGGACGTACAGACAATCCCTCACCAAAGAACACGATTGAAGAAGCCCAAATTGATGAACTTCTCAAGAATGAAGTGCACGGTGCCTTTTTTAAAGATTACCTTTCGGCTCCGGAAGAAAAAAAAGAAGAAATGCGCCAGTTTTTAAAGTTCATTTTGCAACAGGAGAAGAACCGAAAACCGGGGCAGCGACAGGGTGACTAA